One region of Flavobacterium sp. GSB-24 genomic DNA includes:
- a CDS encoding metallophosphoesterase family protein has protein sequence MTKILLLSDTHSHIDDTILKYVNQADEVWHAGDIGDLNVTDTIKKLKPLRAVYGNIDDAKARMEFPLNNRFSCENVSVWITHIGGYPGKYNPNIKEEMAQNPPKLFICGHSHILKVMFDKKNNLLHMNPGAAGKSGFHKVRTMLRFVIDDDKIKDLEIVEIGAK, from the coding sequence ATGACAAAAATCCTTCTGCTTTCTGATACGCACAGCCATATAGATGATACTATTTTAAAATATGTTAATCAGGCAGATGAAGTTTGGCACGCCGGCGATATTGGAGATCTGAATGTTACCGATACTATAAAAAAACTAAAACCGCTTAGGGCTGTTTACGGTAATATCGACGATGCAAAAGCAAGAATGGAATTCCCTTTAAACAATCGTTTTTCATGTGAAAATGTTTCCGTATGGATTACGCATATTGGCGGTTATCCTGGAAAATACAATCCTAATATTAAAGAAGAAATGGCACAGAATCCGCCAAAGCTTTTTATCTGCGGGCATTCTCACATTTTAAAAGTAATGTTTGATAAGAAAAATAATTTATTGCACATGAATCCGGGTGCCGCAGGAAAAAGTGGTTTTCATAAAGTGAGAACAATGCTTCGATTCGTAATCGATGATGATAAAATCAAAGATTTAGAAATTGTGGAAATTGGAGCAAAATAA
- the rocD gene encoding ornithine--oxo-acid transaminase has product MISTEKALSSKSEILIEKENRYGAHNYHPLPVVLERGEGVYVWDVDGKKYYDFLSAYSAVNQGHCHPKIVNAMIEQAQKLTLTSRAFYNDKLGNYEEYVTNYFGFDKVLPMNTGAEAVETALKVCRKWAYEVKGIPENQAQVIVCENNFHGRTTTIISFSNDETARKNFGPFTDGFIKIEYDNLEALENALNSSKNIAGFLVEPIQGEAGVYVPSEGYLAKAKALCEKHNVLFIADEVQTGIARTGKLLAVHHENVQPDILILGKAISGGVYPVSAVLCNDEIMNVIKPGQHGSTFGGNPVAAAVAIAALEVIKDEKLAENAERLGIILRDGLNKIAEKNNLITLVRGKGLLNAIVINTDEHSDLAWEICLKFRDNGLLAKPTHGNKIRLAPPLVMTEEQINECLEIIEKSLNDFKI; this is encoded by the coding sequence ATGATAAGTACAGAAAAAGCACTTTCATCAAAATCAGAAATTTTGATCGAAAAAGAAAATAGATATGGAGCTCACAATTACCATCCGCTTCCAGTAGTTTTAGAACGCGGAGAAGGAGTGTACGTTTGGGATGTTGACGGCAAAAAATATTATGATTTTTTATCGGCTTATTCTGCAGTAAATCAAGGTCATTGTCATCCAAAAATTGTGAACGCAATGATAGAGCAAGCGCAAAAACTAACTTTGACTTCTCGTGCTTTTTACAATGATAAATTAGGAAATTACGAAGAATATGTAACCAATTATTTTGGATTTGATAAAGTTCTTCCAATGAATACTGGAGCTGAAGCCGTTGAAACAGCACTTAAAGTTTGCAGAAAATGGGCGTATGAAGTAAAAGGAATTCCTGAAAATCAAGCGCAGGTTATCGTGTGTGAGAATAATTTTCACGGAAGAACCACTACAATTATCTCTTTCTCAAACGATGAAACAGCCCGTAAAAACTTCGGACCTTTTACAGATGGTTTTATAAAAATTGAATACGATAATCTTGAAGCTCTTGAAAATGCTTTAAATTCATCAAAAAATATTGCTGGATTTTTAGTAGAGCCAATTCAAGGGGAAGCGGGAGTGTATGTTCCTTCTGAAGGCTATTTAGCAAAAGCAAAAGCCCTTTGTGAAAAACACAATGTACTTTTTATTGCAGATGAGGTGCAGACTGGAATTGCACGTACAGGAAAATTATTAGCCGTTCATCATGAAAATGTGCAACCAGATATTTTAATTCTAGGCAAAGCAATTTCTGGCGGTGTTTATCCAGTTTCGGCTGTTTTGTGTAACGACGAAATTATGAATGTTATTAAACCAGGACAACACGGATCTACTTTTGGTGGAAATCCTGTTGCTGCTGCTGTTGCCATTGCTGCTCTAGAAGTAATTAAAGATGAGAAACTTGCTGAAAATGCAGAACGTTTGGGAATTATTTTAAGAGATGGATTAAATAAAATCGCTGAAAAAAATAATTTAATTACGCTTGTCCGCGGAAAAGGACTTTTGAATGCAATTGTAATCAACACCGATGAACACTCTGATTTAGCGTGGGAAATCTGCTTAAAATTTAGAGACAACGGATTATTAGCAAAACCAACTCACGGAAATAAAATTAGATTAGCTCCGCCTTTGGTTATGACAGAAGAGCAAATTAATGAATGTCTGGAGATTATTGAGAAATCTTTGAATGATTTTAAGATTTAA
- a CDS encoding glycosyltransferase family 2 protein, whose product MITISLCMIVKNEEQLLARCLNSVKHLVDEIIIIDTGSTDKTKDIANSFTDKVYDFKWTNNFADARNFAFSKATKDYQFWLDADDIFVEKDQVLFLELKETLSLETDMVLMKYNYSVDENNNPLFSFYRERLVKRENNYKWNDPVHEYIEYGGNYLVSEIAVTHKRVSSSSDRNLKIYKEMVERGDYFSPRSLFYYARELRDHEMYAEAENYFTKFLETQKGSADDFVYACLEIGKILKKQGKLDDALKALFYSFTFDNPRAETCCEIAGIFQNKGDFKKAIYWYKFILGLEFPENDIATTTPECWNFIPHIELAVCYDKISDIEQAIFHNEEAGKFKINHKSVLHNRQYFASVMEEKKTFLFKWN is encoded by the coding sequence ATGATTACAATAAGCCTTTGCATGATTGTGAAGAATGAAGAACAGTTATTAGCAAGATGTTTAAACTCTGTAAAACATCTTGTAGATGAAATTATTATAATCGATACAGGTTCAACAGATAAAACAAAAGATATTGCAAATTCATTTACAGATAAAGTTTATGATTTTAAATGGACAAATAATTTTGCAGATGCCAGAAATTTTGCTTTTTCTAAAGCAACAAAAGATTATCAATTTTGGCTTGATGCAGATGATATTTTTGTTGAAAAAGATCAAGTTTTATTTTTAGAATTAAAAGAAACGCTTTCATTAGAAACAGATATGGTTTTAATGAAATATAATTATTCAGTAGATGAGAATAATAATCCATTGTTTTCATTTTATAGAGAAAGATTGGTTAAGAGAGAGAACAATTATAAATGGAATGATCCCGTTCATGAGTATATAGAATACGGTGGTAATTATTTAGTTTCGGAAATTGCCGTAACACACAAAAGAGTATCCTCTTCTTCAGATAGAAACTTAAAGATTTATAAAGAAATGGTTGAGAGAGGAGATTATTTTTCACCTAGATCACTTTTTTATTATGCAAGAGAGTTAAGGGATCATGAAATGTATGCTGAAGCAGAAAACTATTTTACAAAATTTTTGGAAACCCAAAAAGGATCGGCTGATGATTTTGTTTACGCCTGCCTGGAAATTGGAAAAATTCTCAAAAAACAAGGTAAATTGGATGATGCGTTAAAGGCATTATTTTATAGTTTCACTTTTGATAATCCTAGAGCAGAAACCTGTTGTGAGATTGCAGGTATTTTTCAAAATAAAGGCGATTTTAAAAAAGCTATTTATTGGTACAAATTTATCCTTGGATTAGAATTTCCTGAAAATGATATTGCTACAACAACCCCAGAATGCTGGAATTTTATTCCTCATATAGAATTAGCAGTGTGCTATGATAAAATTAGTGATATTGAGCAAGCAATTTTTCATAATGAAGAAGCTGGAAAGTTTAAAATAAATCATAAATCAGTACTGCACAATCGTCAATATTTTGCTTCTGTGATGGAAGAAAAAAAGACTTTTCTATTTAAATGGAATTAA
- a CDS encoding dienelactone hydrolase family protein, giving the protein MKNTVLILFSAILFSNLMNAQLKPVKYTEGNQQLNGLFIKSAKKSSQNPGILLLPAWLGIDNASKGIAEELSKLGYHVFIADIYGEGNYPKNTGEAGKQAGFYKANFEAYQKRINTALQELVKQGANADNIVAIGYCFGGTGVLEAARGHLKLKGVASFHGGLGKDASRKTETITTKVLICHGADDPFVPKDEITAFQQEMRDAKADWQMIYYADSVHSFTNPEAGNDNSKGAAYNPVAAKRSFDHLQLFLNEVLKK; this is encoded by the coding sequence ATGAAAAATACAGTGCTAATTTTATTCAGTGCAATCTTATTTTCAAACCTTATGAATGCACAACTAAAACCCGTTAAGTATACAGAAGGAAACCAGCAGTTAAATGGTTTATTTATAAAATCTGCTAAAAAGAGCAGTCAAAATCCTGGAATCTTACTTTTACCTGCCTGGCTGGGAATCGACAATGCTTCTAAAGGAATCGCGGAGGAATTATCTAAATTGGGTTATCATGTTTTTATCGCTGATATTTATGGAGAAGGAAATTATCCAAAAAATACCGGAGAAGCTGGAAAACAAGCTGGTTTTTATAAAGCCAATTTTGAAGCGTACCAAAAACGCATCAATACTGCATTACAAGAACTAGTAAAACAGGGAGCCAATGCCGATAATATTGTTGCTATTGGTTATTGCTTTGGAGGAACAGGAGTTTTAGAAGCTGCACGCGGTCATCTAAAACTTAAAGGAGTTGCTTCATTTCATGGCGGTTTAGGGAAAGATGCCAGCAGAAAAACAGAAACTATAACTACGAAAGTTTTAATATGCCACGGAGCTGACGATCCGTTTGTACCAAAAGACGAAATTACAGCATTCCAACAAGAAATGCGTGATGCAAAAGCCGACTGGCAAATGATTTATTATGCTGATTCTGTTCATTCATTCACCAATCCAGAAGCTGGAAATGATAATTCAAAAGGTGCGGCTTATAATCCTGTTGCTGCAAAAAGATCTTTTGACCATTTGCAATTATTTTTGAATGAAGTTCTAAAAAAGTAA
- a CDS encoding Lrp/AsnC family transcriptional regulator — protein MELLDEFDISIIKELEKDGRMAFSAIAANLKISNTMVHQRINRMIEQGVIGGIKPIIQEKKIGYDWASFTGITLNKDSDSDRIIEALKEIPEITECYYVTGSFTLYIKIIAKNHEHMRRILYEKIDGIPGIAKTDSIVELGCAFKRNISL, from the coding sequence ATGGAATTATTAGACGAATTTGATATTAGTATTATTAAAGAATTAGAAAAAGATGGCAGAATGGCTTTTTCTGCGATTGCTGCTAATTTGAAAATATCAAATACAATGGTGCATCAACGTATTAACAGAATGATCGAACAAGGTGTAATTGGAGGTATAAAGCCCATTATTCAGGAAAAGAAAATTGGATATGACTGGGCATCTTTTACGGGAATTACGCTAAACAAAGATTCTGATTCTGACCGAATAATTGAAGCACTTAAAGAAATTCCAGAAATCACAGAATGTTATTATGTAACGGGTTCCTTTACTTTATACATAAAAATAATTGCCAAAAATCATGAACACATGCGCCGCATTCTTTATGAAAAAATTGATGGAATTCCAGGTATTGCCAAAACTGATTCTATAGTAGAATTGGGCTGCGCTTTTAAAAGAAATATATCCTTATAA
- a CDS encoding DUF3667 domain-containing protein: MSHSKIREDKTCLNCRHVVEQKFCPNCGQENTDSRKTFHHLFIHFFEDLTHYENAFWKTIKNLLFKPSTLTKEYLSGKRLSYLAPVRLYIFISFITFLLIALFPSEITENLTKSEKQIASSLEKENTKEIKSYTEKSYLKSKTLDKSYFQLKTMKEIDSIQKYGKESEKLTQFEYWLYEKAVHVTENNTKKQIIEKFIESFVHNIPKILFIIMPFFAFFLWLFHSKKRWYYFDHGIFTLHYFSFLLLIFLIMFIVNRLIGLLGEDSPLSFISGITTFAGTIWMCYYFYPAHHRFYGESRIVSFIKSFFLFVINSLFIIFLLTFYILYTFINLH, translated from the coding sequence ATGTCACATAGTAAAATTAGAGAAGATAAAACCTGCTTGAACTGCAGGCATGTTGTAGAACAAAAATTCTGTCCAAATTGCGGACAGGAAAATACAGATTCCAGAAAAACATTTCATCATTTATTTATTCATTTCTTTGAAGATTTAACGCATTATGAAAATGCTTTTTGGAAAACAATAAAAAACCTTCTTTTTAAACCTTCTACTTTAACTAAAGAATATCTTTCTGGAAAAAGGCTTTCTTATCTGGCTCCGGTTCGTCTTTATATTTTTATAAGTTTTATTACTTTTCTTTTAATTGCATTATTCCCAAGTGAGATAACTGAGAATTTGACAAAAAGTGAAAAGCAAATTGCGTCCAGTTTAGAAAAAGAAAATACAAAAGAAATTAAAAGCTACACTGAAAAGTCTTATTTGAAGTCAAAAACATTGGATAAGTCCTATTTTCAATTGAAAACAATGAAAGAAATCGATTCCATTCAAAAATATGGGAAAGAAAGCGAAAAACTGACACAATTTGAATACTGGCTATATGAAAAGGCTGTGCACGTGACAGAGAATAATACTAAAAAGCAAATTATTGAAAAATTTATAGAATCTTTTGTACATAACATACCTAAAATCCTGTTTATCATCATGCCTTTTTTTGCATTTTTCTTGTGGCTTTTCCACAGTAAAAAAAGATGGTATTATTTTGATCATGGTATTTTTACACTTCACTATTTTTCATTTCTGCTGTTGATATTTCTTATCATGTTTATCGTCAACCGATTAATTGGTCTTTTGGGAGAAGATAGTCCGTTATCTTTTATATCAGGAATTACAACATTTGCAGGAACAATTTGGATGTGTTATTATTTTTATCCCGCACACCATCGTTTTTATGGCGAATCTAGAATAGTGTCCTTTATAAAAAGTTTTTTCTTATTTGTAATAAACTCACTATTTATTATATTTTTACTCACCTTTTATATTCTTTACACATTTATTAATTTACACTAA
- a CDS encoding ATP-binding protein → MFGFNFFISLVFSFAVKGIFVSQKVVSNLQSHNPVTQTENKTTVNQLKMSEQLRNKKIVSLSIVLIVIIFFLFYFLYQNNKLKQKIKRKDTKQKILLDIINSGIDTQEIERKKIASFLHDNINSLLSSAGLHLNTFTAQNDIKSDEIQKAKAILSEAHELLRDMSHDLVPSLLVRFGLIYALEDLCEKNSNSAIEFEFSSSIPTSRRYLEKFEMKIYFIVSELFNNIIKHSDAKKARLSLTEKNNQLILSIHDDGIGFRTQKLKDVEGFGLNRIRARIKKYKGSLSITSKENEGTKIKIQIPLPN, encoded by the coding sequence ATGTTTGGTTTTAATTTTTTCATATCACTTGTTTTCTCCTTCGCTGTCAAAGGAATTTTTGTTTCGCAAAAAGTTGTTTCAAATCTTCAAAGTCACAATCCTGTAACACAAACTGAAAACAAAACAACTGTTAATCAGCTTAAAATGAGTGAGCAGTTGCGAAATAAAAAAATAGTCAGTTTATCAATTGTTCTCATAGTTATCATCTTCTTTTTATTTTATTTTTTATATCAGAACAATAAATTAAAACAAAAAATAAAACGAAAAGATACGAAACAAAAAATCCTCCTTGACATCATTAATTCTGGAATTGATACTCAGGAAATAGAGCGAAAAAAAATAGCTTCTTTTCTGCATGATAATATTAATTCACTGCTTTCATCTGCTGGATTACATTTAAATACGTTTACTGCGCAAAACGATATTAAATCTGATGAAATACAAAAAGCAAAAGCCATTTTGTCTGAAGCACATGAACTTTTACGAGATATGTCCCACGATCTTGTTCCTTCGCTTTTAGTTCGCTTTGGGTTAATTTATGCATTAGAAGATTTATGCGAAAAAAACTCCAATTCTGCGATTGAATTTGAATTTTCGAGTTCTATCCCAACCAGCAGAAGATATCTTGAAAAATTTGAAATGAAAATTTATTTCATTGTAAGCGAACTCTTCAACAACATTATAAAACACAGCGACGCCAAAAAAGCTCGGCTTTCTTTGACTGAAAAAAACAACCAATTGATCTTGAGCATACATGATGACGGAATTGGTTTTAGAACTCAAAAACTAAAAGATGTAGAAGGTTTTGGTTTGAACCGAATTAGAGCCAGAATTAAAAAGTACAAAGGATCATTATCTATTACATCAAAAGAAAACGAAGGAACTAAAATTAAAATTCAGATTCCGTTACCGAATTAA
- a CDS encoding response regulator transcription factor, translated as MTPKIKIHLADDHQVLIDGLSNLLKTVPNFEVAGSSLDGTTVFNDVVLDGADVLILDISMPKKDGIETLKEFNEKQSPCKVIILSSYDDLKIIKEVMKLGAKGYLTKNCAGENIIEAVEAVYNGQEYFSDAVREKIFNTFKDNPKLNHNAVIENPILSPREIEIIILIALEYSGKEISEKLFISSHTVETHRKNIMKKLNIKSTIGLVKYALKNNLINP; from the coding sequence ATGACTCCAAAAATAAAAATCCATCTTGCAGACGATCATCAGGTTTTAATTGATGGATTATCTAACTTATTAAAAACAGTGCCAAACTTCGAAGTAGCAGGAAGTTCACTAGACGGCACAACAGTTTTTAATGATGTGGTTTTGGATGGAGCTGATGTTTTAATTCTGGATATCAGCATGCCGAAAAAAGATGGAATTGAAACGTTAAAAGAATTTAATGAAAAACAATCGCCCTGCAAAGTCATTATTTTATCTAGTTATGATGATTTAAAAATCATTAAAGAAGTAATGAAACTTGGCGCAAAAGGTTATCTCACAAAAAATTGCGCAGGCGAAAACATCATTGAAGCGGTTGAAGCAGTTTATAACGGACAGGAATATTTTAGCGATGCTGTTAGAGAAAAAATCTTTAATACCTTTAAAGATAATCCTAAATTGAACCACAATGCAGTTATCGAAAATCCGATTCTAAGTCCGCGTGAAATCGAGATCATCATTTTAATTGCCTTGGAATACAGCGGAAAAGAAATCAGCGAAAAACTTTTCATTAGTTCACATACTGTTGAAACCCATCGCAAAAACATTATGAAAAAACTAAACATTAAAAGCACAATTGGTTTAGTAAAATATGCTCTTAAAAACAATTTGATTAATCCATAA
- the rho gene encoding transcription termination factor Rho, producing MFDISALKEMKLAELQEIAKLAKTIKINGVKKETLISQILAHQESTLAPAEAPQTEAVSDSKDEKPKRARIAPVKTKAANTKNTPVLEFDKVEETVQKNDTAETVQPIAEAAAPEVQGDKTSAAKKEPKIVKFNKSAYEKKVALKKDKEVVKEITNEEPSESVTSEIATSEPTAETAEKTPQIAPAKKVNPNQNKNQNPNQNQNPNSNPNQNQNGNGNGNGNGNHNNQNPNHKNKKSNNFRDSDFEFDGIIESEGVLEMMPDGYGFLRSSDYNYLASPDDIYLSTSQIRLFGLKTGDTVKGVVRPPKEGEKFFPLVRVLKINGHDPQVVRDRVSFEHLTPVFPSEKFKLAEKGSSVSTRIIDLFSPIGKGQRGMIVAQPKTGKTMLLKDIANAIAANHPEVYLIVLLIDERPEEVTDMQRSVRGEVIASTFDREPQEHVKIANIVLEKAKRLVECGHDVVILLDSITRLARAYNTVQPASGKVLSGGVDANALQKPKRFFGAARNVENGGSLSIIATALTETGSKMDEVIFEEFKGTGNMELQLDRKIANKRIFPAIDLTSSSTRRDDLLLDEKTLQRMWIMRKYLSDMNPVESMDFVNDRFKKTKNNEEFLISMND from the coding sequence ATGTTTGATATTTCTGCATTAAAAGAAATGAAGCTTGCTGAGCTTCAAGAAATAGCTAAGTTAGCTAAAACAATAAAGATTAATGGTGTCAAAAAAGAGACTTTAATTAGTCAAATTTTAGCACATCAAGAAAGTACTCTTGCGCCCGCTGAAGCTCCTCAAACAGAAGCAGTTTCTGATTCTAAAGACGAAAAACCAAAGCGAGCGAGAATAGCTCCAGTGAAAACTAAAGCAGCAAATACCAAAAATACTCCCGTTTTAGAATTTGATAAAGTAGAGGAAACTGTTCAAAAAAACGATACTGCTGAAACTGTGCAGCCAATTGCAGAAGCTGCCGCTCCAGAAGTACAAGGAGATAAGACATCAGCAGCAAAGAAAGAGCCTAAAATTGTAAAGTTCAACAAATCGGCTTACGAGAAAAAAGTAGCTCTTAAAAAAGATAAAGAAGTTGTAAAAGAAATTACAAATGAAGAGCCTTCAGAATCAGTTACTTCAGAAATAGCTACTTCTGAACCAACAGCTGAAACGGCTGAGAAAACTCCACAAATTGCTCCTGCAAAAAAGGTTAATCCGAATCAAAATAAAAACCAGAATCCAAACCAAAATCAAAACCCGAATTCGAATCCAAATCAGAATCAAAACGGGAATGGCAATGGAAACGGAAATGGAAATCACAACAACCAAAATCCTAATCATAAAAATAAAAAAAGCAATAATTTTAGAGATTCAGACTTTGAATTTGATGGAATTATCGAAAGTGAAGGCGTTCTTGAAATGATGCCCGACGGTTACGGATTTTTACGTTCATCAGATTACAATTATTTAGCTTCTCCAGATGATATTTATTTATCAACTTCGCAAATTAGATTATTTGGTCTAAAAACCGGAGATACTGTAAAAGGAGTGGTTCGCCCTCCAAAAGAAGGAGAGAAGTTTTTTCCTTTGGTTCGTGTATTAAAAATTAATGGGCACGATCCGCAGGTTGTTCGCGATAGAGTTTCTTTCGAACATTTAACACCAGTTTTCCCTTCAGAAAAATTCAAACTAGCAGAAAAAGGCAGTTCTGTTTCAACCCGAATTATTGATTTGTTTTCACCTATTGGTAAAGGACAGCGTGGTATGATCGTTGCACAGCCAAAAACGGGTAAAACAATGCTTCTTAAAGATATTGCAAATGCAATTGCTGCTAACCACCCAGAGGTTTATTTGATCGTTCTTCTTATCGACGAACGTCCTGAGGAGGTTACTGATATGCAGAGAAGTGTTCGTGGTGAAGTTATCGCTTCTACTTTTGATAGAGAGCCACAAGAACACGTAAAAATTGCTAATATAGTACTTGAAAAAGCAAAACGTTTAGTAGAATGCGGCCACGATGTTGTGATTCTTTTAGATTCTATTACACGTTTGGCAAGAGCTTATAATACAGTACAGCCAGCATCTGGAAAAGTATTAAGTGGAGGTGTTGATGCAAATGCATTGCAAAAACCAAAACGTTTCTTTGGAGCTGCGAGAAATGTAGAAAACGGAGGTTCTTTAAGTATCATCGCAACTGCATTAACAGAAACAGGTTCTAAAATGGACGAAGTTATCTTCGAAGAATTTAAAGGAACTGGTAACATGGAATTACAATTAGATCGTAAGATAGCCAATAAACGTATTTTCCCTGCAATCGATCTTACTTCGTCTAGTACACGTCGTGATGATTTATTGTTAGACGAAAAAACATTACAAAGAATGTGGATTATGCGTAAATATCTATCGGATATGAACCCAGTAGAATCTATGGATTTTGTAAATGACCGTTTCAAGAAAACTAAAAACAACGAAGAGTTTTTAATTTCGATGAATGACTAG
- a CDS encoding M28 family peptidase yields the protein MKKLLVLLLIASAYSCKTTQSVASKDNSDPTKYIKVITEKDLKKMLYTVASDEMEGRETGSKGQKKAGLYMIEQYKKNGVSFPKGASDYYQSIPAAFLNAKRNQNLPDSENIWAYIEGSEKPNEVLVISAHYDHVGIKDGEVYNGADDDGSGTVAVIEMAKAFAKAKKQGHGPKRSILFLHVTGEEHGLHGSRFYSENPLFPIANTIADINIDMIGRRDVEHAKTNNYVYVIGADRLSSDLHNAVVAQNDKYIKMDLDFKFNDPKDPNHFYERSDHYNFAKHGIPSVFLFNGVHEDYHGKDDIPEKIEYDALARRTKLAFVIAWDLANRENRPVVDKK from the coding sequence ATGAAAAAATTACTCGTTTTATTATTAATTGCTTCTGCGTATTCTTGTAAAACTACGCAGTCAGTTGCATCCAAAGACAATTCGGATCCGACAAAATATATCAAAGTTATTACCGAGAAGGATCTTAAAAAAATGCTTTATACTGTTGCTTCTGATGAAATGGAAGGCCGAGAAACAGGTTCTAAAGGACAGAAAAAAGCTGGTCTTTATATGATTGAGCAATACAAAAAAAACGGGGTATCTTTTCCTAAAGGCGCTTCAGATTACTACCAGTCAATTCCTGCTGCTTTCTTAAACGCAAAACGCAATCAAAATTTACCTGACTCAGAAAATATCTGGGCATACATTGAAGGTTCTGAAAAACCAAATGAAGTTTTAGTAATTTCTGCTCATTATGACCACGTTGGAATTAAAGACGGAGAGGTTTATAATGGAGCTGACGATGATGGTTCTGGAACTGTAGCGGTTATAGAAATGGCTAAAGCGTTTGCTAAAGCTAAAAAACAAGGCCACGGACCAAAACGTTCTATATTATTTCTTCACGTTACCGGAGAAGAACATGGTTTGCACGGATCTCGTTTCTATTCTGAAAATCCATTATTTCCAATCGCAAATACGATTGCTGACATCAATATTGACATGATCGGACGTCGCGATGTTGAGCATGCTAAAACAAACAATTACGTATATGTGATTGGTGCGGACAGATTATCTTCAGATTTACATAATGCTGTTGTAGCTCAAAATGACAAATACATCAAAATGGACTTAGATTTTAAATTTAACGACCCTAAAGATCCAAATCATTTTTACGAGCGTTCTGATCATTATAATTTCGCAAAACATGGTATTCCATCTGTTTTCTTATTTAACGGAGTTCACGAAGATTACCATGGAAAAGACGATATTCCAGAAAAAATCGAATACGATGCTTTAGCCAGAAGAACAAAATTAGCTTTTGTAATCGCATGGGATTTAGCGAACAGAGAAAATAGACCTGTAGTTGATAAGAAATAA
- a CDS encoding DUF4293 domain-containing protein: protein MIQRIQTVYLFLAFAATGILMLFVPLWTTSAGKPFFFMQDQLYTVLLGLTTMLSVISIISFKKRQNQFVLNRLNIILNLILLGLFVYRSLNLSGEAEVSEKGIGMFLPIIAIVLLVLANKAIKKDEDLVKSVDRLR, encoded by the coding sequence ATGATACAAAGAATTCAAACTGTATATCTATTTCTGGCTTTTGCTGCAACGGGCATTTTAATGCTTTTTGTTCCGTTATGGACGACAAGTGCAGGAAAACCATTCTTTTTTATGCAGGACCAGCTTTACACCGTTTTGTTAGGGTTAACCACAATGCTTAGTGTAATTAGTATTATTTCATTCAAAAAGAGACAAAATCAGTTTGTATTAAACAGACTGAACATAATATTAAATTTAATTTTATTAGGATTATTTGTATATCGTTCGCTAAATTTATCTGGAGAGGCTGAAGTCTCTGAGAAAGGTATTGGGATGTTTCTACCAATTATTGCTATCGTATTATTAGTTTTAGCTAATAAGGCCATCAAGAAGGATGAAGATCTTGTAAAATCTGTCGACCGTTTGAGATAA